The genomic stretch CTTTGCCACGGCGCGTGTGCTCGACGCCGTGCTCAGCCCGTTAATGGGTTATCTCACGGATAATTTTGGCAATACCTGGCTCGGAAAACGGTTTGGTCGCCGTAAGTTCTTTATTCTTCTCGGTATTCCCTGCGTGTTCAGCTACAGCTTTATGTGGGTGGGCGACATGGGATATGCGTATTACCTGCTGACGTATCTGCTGTTCGATATCGTTTACACCATGATTCTGGTGCCGTATGAAACGCTGGTGCCGGAAATGACCGACGATTTCAAACAGAAGACCAAATTCTCCGGGGCACGTATCGCGCTGGCGCAGCTTTCGGCCATTCTCGCTGCTTTCCTGCCGGGCATTCTGTTGCAGCACTTCGGCAAAGATAACGCCATTTCCTTCTTCTATTCGAGCTTGGTCTTTGCGGTGATTTGCGCCTTCGTTCTGACCTTGGTGTATTTCTTTACCTGGGAACGGCCGGAAGAACTCAAATCTGAAGCCACGAAGAAAATTGAGCGCGAACGCCAGCAACTGACGCTGGCGCAAAGCCTGAAACGCCTGAAAGTGGAGTTGTCCTCGACGCTGCGTATCAAGATTTTCCGTCAGCATCTGGGGCTGTACCTCGGCGGATATATTGCGCAGGACGTGTTTAACGCCGTCTTTACCTATTACGTGGTGTTTGTGCTGATGCAAAGTGCGTCGATTGCTTCCAATCTCATGGGCATGATGGCGATTCTGCAATTTGTGGCGGTTATCGGCATAATCCCGCTGTGTATCCGTTTCGGACCGGCACCGTCTTATCGTCTTGCTGTGACGTTATTCGGGCTGGCGGCGATTTCTTACGGCGCGCTGTATTACACCGGAATGAACGATTCGATGTCGTTACTGCTGCTGATTTCTGCGCTGGCAGGGCTCGGACGCGGCGGGATCAACTACGTGCCGTGGAATATCTACACCTATATTGCCGATGTCGATGAAACCATCACCGGTCAGCGCCGCGAGGGGATTTTCGCTGGCGTGATGACGCTGACACGCAAAGCCTCGCAGGCCGGTGCTGTGATGCTGGTAGGGATCATTCTGCAACTCGCCGGATTTGTTTCCGGGCAGAGCCAGCAGGTTCCCGCCGTCGGTCATACCATTCTCGGCGTTATGGTGATCGGTTCACTGCTGATGCTCAGCATGGGCTTCATTATTTCACTGTTCTTCCGCCTCAATCAGAAAACGCACGGCGTGCTGACCCGCGAAACGCAGAAAATGCGTGATGCGAACCGCATCGTGCCGGAGAAAATTACGCCGGAAGATCGGGCGACCGTCGAAATGCTGACAGGGATGAAATACGAATCGCTGTGGGGCAACAACAATATTGGTTATCTGCATCGTCATAATCCGCCACCTGAAAAGCTGACCCGTGAAAATGCCGCCGAAATTCCGGCACAGGGACGTTTGTAATTTTGGTGAACATTTATCAGGAGAACACCATGAAAGTTTTTGAAGTGAAACACAGCGCGCTTTTACGTCAGCCGGAACATTTCATTTCGCGCAATGAGCTGAAAGCGCTGATCCACAATGTGACGGACAATCTGGTGAATATCGAAGATAAAACCGGTGAGTTCTTGTTAAGGCTCGACGACGGCCGCGTCATTGACACCAAAGGCTGGGCGGGCTGGGAATGGACGCACGGCATCGGGCTTTACGGCATCTATCAGTATTATCAGCAGACCGGCGACGAGAAAATGCGTGCGGTGATCGACGACTGGTTTACTGCGCGTCTGGCCGAAGGCACGCCGACGAAAAACGTGAATACCATGAGTCCGTTCCTGACGCTGGCTTATCGTTATGAAGAAACCGGTAATGCAGTATGGCGGCCTTATCTGGAGCGCTGGGCGGAATGGGTGATGTATGAAATGCCGCGCACCGATAATGGTGCGATGCAGCACATCGTTTATAACAACGAAAACCATCAGCAAATGTGGGATGACACGCTGATGATGAGCGTGCTGCCGCTGGCAAAAATCGGGAAACTGTTGGATCGGCCTGAGTTTGTGGAAGAAGCGACATATCAGTTTCTGGTTCACGTTCAGTATCTGATGGATCGCGAAACGAGCCTTTGGTTCCACGGCTGGACGTTCGATGGTCATCATAATTTTGCGCAGGCGCGCTGGGCTCGCGGAAACAGCTGGCTGACGATTGCCATTCCTGAATTCCTTGAACTGGTGGATTTGCCGGAAAATAACGCGACCCGCCGCTATTTGTTACAGGTGCTGGAAAGCCAGGTCAGCGCGCTGGCGAAATGTCAGGATAACAGCGGTTTGTGGCATACACTGCTCGACGATCCGCAGTCCTATCTCGAAAGCTCAGCCACCGCCGGTTTTGCCTACGGAATATTGAAAGCGGTGCGTAAGCGTTATATCGATGCGTCTTATGCGCCGGTGGCGGAGAAAGCGATTCAGGGCGTGATCAAACACATCAATCCGGCAGGGGAACTGACACAAACGTCTTTCGGCACGGCGATGGGGTCTGATCTGGATTTCTATCGGGAAATCGCGCTGACTTCCATGCCTTACGGGCAGGCGATGGCGATTCTGTGTCTGTCAGAATATCTGCGGGTTTATCTCTGAGATTGACGGTACAGAAAGGGAAACGGGCACGCCGGGGTGCCCGTTTTCATGTTTAACGCGGCTGAATCAGATCTTTTCCAGCAGAACGCCGGATTCCATATGATGGGTATACGGGAACTGATCGAACAACGCCAGACGCGTCACGCGGTGTGTCTGGCTCAGGGTTTCCAGATTCGCACACAGCGTTTCCGGGTTGCAGGAGATATAAAGGATGCGTTCGTAGCCCTGCACCATTTTCACGGTTTCATCATCCAGACCGCTGCGCGGTGGATCGACGAAAATCGTGTTGCATTCATACCCGCTTAAATCCACATCCTGCAAACGACGGAATTCACGCACGCCGTTCAGCGCCTGAGTAAAATCTTCAGCCGCCATGCGGATAATCTGCACGTTATCAATATGGTTTGCCGCAATGTTGAACTGCGCTGCTGCGACCGACGGTTTGGCGATTTCGGTTGCCAGCACGCGGCGGAAATTGCGCGCCAGAGCCAGCGAGAAGTTGCCGTTGCCGCAATACAGTTCGAGCAAATCGCCAGTGGAGTTTTCCGTGGCCTTCAGCGCCCATTCCAGCATCTGAATGTTCATCTCAGCGTTTGGCTGTGTGAAGCTGTTTTCCACCTGACGATAAATCATATCGCGCCCGCCAACCGGCAGAACTTCATCAACATAATCCTGATCCAGCATGATTTTGGTTTTGGCTGCACGGCCAATCAGCTGGATATCAAAACCGTCGGCACGCAGCTGGTCGCGCAGGATTGTCGCGGACTTCTGCCATTCTTCATCAAGCTTACGGTGGTAGAGCAACGATGCGATGATTTTGCCGCTGCGGGTCGAAAGATAGTCGATCTGGAAGATCTTACGGCGCAGCGCCGGATCTTGTTTCACGGCGCTGATCAGCACCGGCATCAGACGGTTAATCAGCTCGCTGGCCGCCGGGAACTGGTCGACGCGCACGCGGGCTTTGGTCTGCTGATCAAACATGATGTGGTACAGGTCGCCTTCATCATGCCAAACGCGGAATTCGGCACGCATGCGGTAATGGCTGACAGGAGAACGAAAAACGTCAGGCTGCGGCGCATTAAAAGGCGACATCATCGCCGTGAGACGTGCGGTCTTTTCCGCCAGCTGGTCGTCATATTGTTCAATGGGCAGGTTTTCAGGCGTCATCGGTTATCTCGTCTAACAGGGAATAAAGGGGCGAACTTTGCGGGGGATTGTAGGGAATGTCCTCATTATGTCCAGTCCTGTCGTCTTTTTAGCAGTAACGCTGTTTCTCAACGATGGATGTCTGGATTTCCAAATGGGTTGATCGTAGGATTGCCCATCGGCCTCATTGACTGAGTTAAAAGGGAATCTGGTGTGAATCCGGAACTGGCGCGCAGCGGTATGGGGAAATCACGGCGATAGCATTCTTTATTATGCAGACACTGTTTTCTTCTTCTCTATATAGATAAGAAAGAAGGAATGGGAAGTCATCGCCCGGTGCAGATATTTGAATTACGCCTCTTGTCTTGAATAAGTCGTGTAGTGAATAAGCCTGCAAATCCTAAGTCCGAAAACCTGCCGATGTTACGTCGCATTGTTCACTGTCGTCGCGAAAACGACAGCGTCTTTCTGCGGCATCCGCCAATTAAGTTTGGATGCTCGATTCATGACAATTAAAAAGCATGTGCTGCTGACGGCATTATCCGTCACGGCTTTTTCAGGGTGGGCGCAAGACAGCACTTCCACAAACAGCAGTGATAACCTGGTTGTCACGGCTAATCGTTTTCCACAGCCGGTTTCTTCTGTATTAGCCCCGACGGATGTCGTGACACGCGAGGATATCGACCGCTGGCAGTCAAAATCTGTCGCTGACGTCCTTCGTCGTTTACCGGGCGTCGATATTGCCCAGAATGGCGGAATGGGGCAGCAGACGTCTTTATTTGTTCGCGGTACCAGCTCCAGCCACACTTTGGTGTTAATCGACGGCGTTCGACTGAATCAGGCCGGGATTTCCGGTTCTGCGGATATTAGCCAGATTCCTCTCTCATTAGTTCAGCGTATTGAGTTTATTCGCGGGCCACGTTCAGCAGTTTATGGTTCTGACGCAATCGGCGGCGTTGTTAACATTATTACGACGCGCGATAAAGACGGTACAACGCTCGGCGCGGGTATCGGCTCAAACGGTTATCAGAACTACAACGGTTCCACGCAGCAGAAGCTGGGTGAGAACACCACGGTGACGGCGGCGGGTGATTACACCTATACGCGCGGCATTGACGTTGTGGCTGATGGCAATACGGGCGGCGTTCCGCAGCCAGACCGCGACGGGTTCATGAGTAAAACGCTCTATCTGGCGCTGCAACATGAGTTTAATGACGATATCAGCGGTTTTGCGCGGGCTTACGGTTATGACAACCGCACTGCGTATGATGCCTATTACACACCAGGCAGTGCGCTTATCGATACCCGCCAGCTTTACAGCCGTACATACGACACCGGTCTGCGTTATCAGAACGGCATTTATGCCACGCAGTTAATCGGCAGCTACAGCCACGTCAAAGACTATAACTACGATCCGAAATACGGCCCGTACGATTCCTCTGCTTCGCTCGATGACTCTGATCAATACAACGTGCAATGGGGCAACACCTTGCAGGTATGGAAAGGGGAAGTCAGCGCAGGGCTGGACTGGCAGAAACTGACCACTGAGCCGGGCACCAGTTATCTCGCCGATGGCTATGACCAGCACAACACCGGCGTTTATCTGACAACGCAGCAGAAAATCAGTGATTTCACGCTGGAAGGCGCGGTGCGTAGCGATGATAACTCGCAGTTTGGTCAGCACACGACCTGGCAAAGCAGCGCGGCATGGGAATTCATTGACGGCTATCGCCTGATTGCCTCTTACGGCACAGCGTACAAATCACCGAATCTGAGCCAGCTTTACAGCAGCTACTATGGCAACCCAGATCTGAAGCCAGAAGAAAGTAAGCAATGGGAAGGGGGACTGGAAGGTCTGACGGGGCCTCTGGACTGGCGCTTATCAGTCTATCGTAACGACATAGACCAGATGATCGATTACGACAGTTCGACCAGCCGTTATTACAACATCGGGAAAGCGACAATTAAAGGCGTCGAATGGACGGGTTCCTTTGATACGGGCCCGTTGCGCCACCAGATTACTTTGGAATATCTCGACCCACGTAATGCCGAAACCAACGAAATTCTGGTTCGCCGTGCCAAGCAGCAGGCGAAATACCAGATTGATTGGAATATCGCCGACATCGACTGGTCGATCAATTACCAGTATCTGGGCCAACGTTACGATACTGACTACGGTTCGTACCCTTATCAGACGGTTAAGCTCGGCGGTGTCAGCCTGTGGGATCTCGCCGCGTCATATCCGGTCACCTCACACCTGACAGTTCGTGGTAGAATTGCCAACCTCTTAGATAAAGATTACGAGACGGTTTATGGCTACGAAACACCAGGACGTGAGTACTATCTCTCTGGAAGCTATACCTTCTGATACAACACGAGTCCCTGACCGCCCGACGGTGCTGGTTTTCGATTCCGGCGTCGGCGGGTTGTCGGTTTATCATGAGGTCCGGCAGATGTTGCCGGACCTGCATTACATTTATGCTT from Rahnella sikkimica encodes the following:
- a CDS encoding MFS transporter; the protein is MKTRKIGFFNYIAYGSGDFLGAGTTALTAAWLLYFYTTFCGLSPIEATFIFATARVLDAVLSPLMGYLTDNFGNTWLGKRFGRRKFFILLGIPCVFSYSFMWVGDMGYAYYLLTYLLFDIVYTMILVPYETLVPEMTDDFKQKTKFSGARIALAQLSAILAAFLPGILLQHFGKDNAISFFYSSLVFAVICAFVLTLVYFFTWERPEELKSEATKKIERERQQLTLAQSLKRLKVELSSTLRIKIFRQHLGLYLGGYIAQDVFNAVFTYYVVFVLMQSASIASNLMGMMAILQFVAVIGIIPLCIRFGPAPSYRLAVTLFGLAAISYGALYYTGMNDSMSLLLLISALAGLGRGGINYVPWNIYTYIADVDETITGQRREGIFAGVMTLTRKASQAGAVMLVGIILQLAGFVSGQSQQVPAVGHTILGVMVIGSLLMLSMGFIISLFFRLNQKTHGVLTRETQKMRDANRIVPEKITPEDRATVEMLTGMKYESLWGNNNIGYLHRHNPPPEKLTRENAAEIPAQGRL
- the bglB gene encoding beta-galactosidase BglB is translated as MKVFEVKHSALLRQPEHFISRNELKALIHNVTDNLVNIEDKTGEFLLRLDDGRVIDTKGWAGWEWTHGIGLYGIYQYYQQTGDEKMRAVIDDWFTARLAEGTPTKNVNTMSPFLTLAYRYEETGNAVWRPYLERWAEWVMYEMPRTDNGAMQHIVYNNENHQQMWDDTLMMSVLPLAKIGKLLDRPEFVEEATYQFLVHVQYLMDRETSLWFHGWTFDGHHNFAQARWARGNSWLTIAIPEFLELVDLPENNATRRYLLQVLESQVSALAKCQDNSGLWHTLLDDPQSYLESSATAGFAYGILKAVRKRYIDASYAPVAEKAIQGVIKHINPAGELTQTSFGTAMGSDLDFYREIALTSMPYGQAMAILCLSEYLRVYL
- the trmA gene encoding tRNA (uridine(54)-C5)-methyltransferase TrmA, giving the protein MTPENLPIEQYDDQLAEKTARLTAMMSPFNAPQPDVFRSPVSHYRMRAEFRVWHDEGDLYHIMFDQQTKARVRVDQFPAASELINRLMPVLISAVKQDPALRRKIFQIDYLSTRSGKIIASLLYHRKLDEEWQKSATILRDQLRADGFDIQLIGRAAKTKIMLDQDYVDEVLPVGGRDMIYRQVENSFTQPNAEMNIQMLEWALKATENSTGDLLELYCGNGNFSLALARNFRRVLATEIAKPSVAAAQFNIAANHIDNVQIIRMAAEDFTQALNGVREFRRLQDVDLSGYECNTIFVDPPRSGLDDETVKMVQGYERILYISCNPETLCANLETLSQTHRVTRLALFDQFPYTHHMESGVLLEKI
- the btuB gene encoding TonB-dependent vitamin B12 receptor BtuB; the encoded protein is MTIKKHVLLTALSVTAFSGWAQDSTSTNSSDNLVVTANRFPQPVSSVLAPTDVVTREDIDRWQSKSVADVLRRLPGVDIAQNGGMGQQTSLFVRGTSSSHTLVLIDGVRLNQAGISGSADISQIPLSLVQRIEFIRGPRSAVYGSDAIGGVVNIITTRDKDGTTLGAGIGSNGYQNYNGSTQQKLGENTTVTAAGDYTYTRGIDVVADGNTGGVPQPDRDGFMSKTLYLALQHEFNDDISGFARAYGYDNRTAYDAYYTPGSALIDTRQLYSRTYDTGLRYQNGIYATQLIGSYSHVKDYNYDPKYGPYDSSASLDDSDQYNVQWGNTLQVWKGEVSAGLDWQKLTTEPGTSYLADGYDQHNTGVYLTTQQKISDFTLEGAVRSDDNSQFGQHTTWQSSAAWEFIDGYRLIASYGTAYKSPNLSQLYSSYYGNPDLKPEESKQWEGGLEGLTGPLDWRLSVYRNDIDQMIDYDSSTSRYYNIGKATIKGVEWTGSFDTGPLRHQITLEYLDPRNAETNEILVRRAKQQAKYQIDWNIADIDWSINYQYLGQRYDTDYGSYPYQTVKLGGVSLWDLAASYPVTSHLTVRGRIANLLDKDYETVYGYETPGREYYLSGSYTF